The window AGGCCCAGAGAAATCAGGAGGACACTGACACTTGCTACGAGCCATCGCTTAAAGCCATCGGGCATTACATGACTCGTTGCAGCACTCATTCTCGGTTAACACCCATCCTCACCAATCCGCTTAGCTGCATGCCGCAGCCTATCACGGCGTCAAGCTCTCTCAGCCTCCAGCAATCGCCGCTTCCTCTCCACGCCCCACCGATATCCAGTCAACGCTCCACCCTTGCCCACCACCCGATGACACGGCACCGCAATCGCAATCGGATTTGCCCCACACGCTCCCGCAACCGCCCGCGAAGCCGTTGGCGCACCCAACTGCAGCGCCACGTCCGAATAGCTTCGCGTCTCTCCTCGCGGAATCGCCTGCAGCGCCTTCCAAACCCGCTGCTGAAACGCTGTCGCCCGCACGTCCATCGGGAACGTAGCCGCCAGCGGATGCTCTCCAAGCTGGCTCGTCACAAACGCAACCGCGTCCGCAAGCCAGCCCGTATTTCCCTTGGACACCACCAGCTGCGCCTTAGAAAACTGCTCCCGCAGCCTTGTAACTAACTCTTTATCATCCTTGCCAAATGCAATCGAGCAGATCCCTCTCTCTGTCATCGCAACCAGCATCCTTCCCAGCGGGCTCGGTGCGGTGCAATAACGGATCAACAGTCCAGCCCCGCCCTCCCGCATCACTCTCGGTGTCATCCCCAACGAAGCGGCACTTTTCTCATACAACCTGCTACTCGACCCAAACCCTGCCTCATAAATCGCATCGGTAATCGGTGCTTTCACTTTCTTCGGATCTCGCACTTTGGTCTTAAAGCGCTCCAGCCGCGCCTCCTTCGCATACTGGCCTGGGCTTACCCCCAGCACCCGTTTAAACCCACGTAGAATCGTCAGCCGACCAACGCCAGTGGCCTTGGCTACATCAGCCAGCCGAGTTCTCTCCTCCGCATGATCTTTCAAGTATTCTGTGACGGCTGCGATGGCCCCTGCCTGCGGATCTGCCTTGGCCTCAGTCCTCTCCGGCTCACAGCGCTTGCAAGCTCTGTATCCGGCAGCCTCAGCCAGCGCCGGGGTAGGGAAGAACGTCACATTCTTTCGCGATGGGCGCCGACTCGCGCAGCTCGGTTTGCAATAAACTTTCGTCGACTTCACGGCATAGACAAACTGCCCATCTGCTTTGGTGTCTCGTCCCAGGACCTGCTGCCACTGTTTTCCAGGAAAATAGCTGGGCACCGCCCCGCCCGCACTCGTCTTCACTGTATCTGTCATCGTCATTCCAGTATCCTCCCATCGCCCGTATTTCGGCGCACTCCGATTCGTTCACTCAAACTTCAAGCAGAATTTACCTCGCATCTTTCTCCCAAACTCATTTGCGAGCTAAACTGAGCCGATGCGGAGCCCCATTGCGATCCTTACTCTCTCAACGTTGAGTTTTTGTCTTGCCTCTATCGCAATAGCCCAAACTCAAACCGAGCCACCATCGACGCAACACCCCATCCTCACCGTTGCCGGCAAAGGAATCCAAATCTACATCTGTCAGCAAGGTCCCTCCGGACCGGAGTGGGTGTTTCAGGCTCCTGAAGCAAACCTCATCGATGCCTCCGGCAATCCTGCTGGCACACACAGCGCTGGTCCCGCCTGGAACTCGAAAGATGGCAGCTCCGTCAAAGGCGTTGTACTTGTGAAAGCCGCCTCATCGGATCCCAACTCCATCCCTTGGCTCCTCCTGAGGGCGTCAGGCGCTTCTGGAACTGGCATCATGACCAAAGTTGAGTTCATCCGCCGCTCCGACACTCACGGGGGGGTAGCTCCTGCCAGCGGTTGCGATGCTCAGCACGTCAATACCAGCGCTCGCGTTCCCTACACGGCAACCTACACCTTTTACTCCACGAAGCCCTGAATCGCGCCAGCCGAACTCCTGTTCGCGGATGTCACTACGGCTGCCTGCGGTACGGTTCCTGGCAGACTCGGAACCGTTGTCCCATCTTCCAGTACCTCATAGCTGTCGACATAGAAGTTCGTCAAAACCGCATTCCCGAACGAAGTTGTTAACGCAACGTCTGCCGCATCTCGCCCCGTCGCCATCAGTATGCGACCAATACGCGGTTCATTATGTCGTGCATCCATCGTCATCCAGCGCCCGTCGAGAAACACCTCATACCAGGCGCTGAAGTCGCCTGCACCACTGTATGGAGCGCGAATATCTCCCAGATAGCCAGTTACATACCGCGCCGGAATATTCTGACACCGCGACAACGTGATCGCGAGATGCTGATAGTCCCGGCACACTCCAACTCGCTCCGCAAAGACGTCCAATGCCGTCTTAGTGGATCTTGCTGTCATGTAGTTGAACGTTACCTTCTGATGCACCCAATCCCGAATCGCCGAAGCCTTCGTCCAGCCCGGCGTCATGTGGCCAAACAGATCCTGCGAGATCGGTCCGAAGTGGTCCACCTCGCAATACCGGCTCGCTAGCAAAAATTGAAGCACCTCCGACGGCAACTTCTCCACAGGAGCCTGCTGCGCATGCGCGTTGATAGGATCCGGTGTCACCTCCATCTCAACGACGCTGTTTCCGCTCAGCCGAACAGCCCCGAAGGGAGCCATAAACCGGGTACAGCGATTTCCAAACACGTCGTAGTACTCGGACACCGGAATGTCGGTCTTCGTTTCGCAATCGATGCGTTCGACCTTCAGATCATTGCCTGCCTTCACCTGAGAATCAAGTGACGGGTGTAGATGCAGCATCGCCATCATCGGCGTGGGCATGGAGAGATTAAATTGAATATCGTATTCAGACTTAACAAGCATCGAAACCCTCTTCTTTATTGGGGTTGGTACTAAATAAGATGCAATTAAGCTGTAGCTAGCAGTCTAACCCCGATTTTTGGGTAGCGGCCGACAATAAAGATGGGCAGACCCGAAGGTCTGCCCATCTCCCGATTCAATTGAAAAGAATTACTTGGACGCGCTCTGCTTAACTCCGGCCTGCTCCGCGAGAGCAGCAGCCTTGTCGGTCTTCTCCCACGTAAAACCATCTCCCTTGCGACCAAAGTGGCCATACGCCGCCGTTGCTTTGAAGATCGGCTTGCGCAGATCGAGACCCTCAATGATGCCCTTTGGCGTCAGCGAGAAGTTCTTTCTTACCAGGTCCTCAAGCTTGGACTCGTCTACCTTGCCCGTTCCAAAGGTATCTACCAGCACGCTCACAGGCTCGGCAACACCAATCGCGTAGGCCAACTGGACCTCGCAACGGTCCGCCAAGCCAGCCGCGACGATGTTCTTCGCCACATACCGCGCCATGTAGGCCGCCGAGCGGTCCACCTTGGTCGCATCCTTGCCGCTGAACGCTCCGCCGCCATGCCGGCCCATGCCGCCATACGTATCGACGATGATCTTCCGACCCGTCAAACCCGTATCGCCCATCGGTCCGCCGACCACAAATCGTCCCGTAGGATTGATATGGTATTTCGTGTCATGATCCAGCAGTTCCGCCGGAATTACAGCCTGAATGACGTTCTTCAGGATGTCGGCACGCAACTCATCATTTCCGACATTCTCGGCGTGCTGGGTCGAAATCACGACCGCATCCACCCGCTTAGGCTTGTGATTTGCGTCGTACTCTACGGTCACCTGGCTCTTGCCATCAGGCCGTAGGTACGCCATTAGTCCATTCTTGCGAACCTCGCTCAGCTTGTGCGCCAGTTTGTGCGCCAGCGAGATCGGTGTCGGCATCAACTCTGGCGTCTCGTTCGTCGCGTAGCCAAACATCATGCCCTGGTCGCCCGCTCCGCCCGTGTCCACGCCCATGGCGATATCCCCGGACTGTTTATTGATGGTCGAGATCACCGCGCACGTATTCGAATCGAACCCATACAGCGCATTGTCATACCCGATCGCTGCAACGGTCCCGCGCACAAGGCTCTGGAAGTCCACGTAGGCCTTCGTCGTAATCTCCCCGGCGATGACCACAAGGCCAGTGCAGGTCAGCGTCTCGCACGCCACGCGGCTATAAGGGTCCTGCGCCAGGCAGGCATCCAGAATGGCATCGGAGATCTGATCGGCAATCTTGTCGGGGTGCCCTTCGGTTACAGATTCACTGGTAAACAGAAAACGGTCGCGTGTCGCCAAAAGATATCCTCCAAAGCATTCTGACAGGTGGAGCCTGTCCTGCTAAATAGCTTCTCCATTTTACGCAGGATGTCATCCCGTTGCCAAAGTTCGGCAGCCATCCGAGTCACTCGGCTTCCGAAACGCTGAATCTTGCAGCGAACGGCAACGCCTTGAATTGGTGTCTCCGGCAATCCTTTATTCCGAGCCCAAGGCCTTAATCCTCCATAAACTTATGAAAATAAAGTGCTGGAAGACGCTTCGTTGTGATTGTTTCCTTTGTTGAAGGTTCAACATCCTTGATACGAACGAGATCCTTGGCTTCTATGGAAGCAAATGACCGTGCAAGGCGAACTTCCAGACCACCCAGCCTAGAACGCCCAGAGAGGTAAGCATTCCTGCGACGCCCATCCACCGCATCCCAGACTTAGACTCGCTGCCACCCCTGTTCCTCCGCACATTTTCTGCAAATTCGGTCCAGTCAGCCACTTCTGGGCCGGTCGCGCCGCTCTCTTGTAAACTTTTCTCAAAGCGCTCTATCCAGGGACCCTCCTCCAGGTCTAAAGCGGCGAGATAACTCCGGACGATTCCCTTTCGAAACACGCCCCCGGGCAGCGCACCATACTCGCCCGCTTCTAGCGCAAGGAGATGACGAGACGAAACCTTCGTCTCCTCGCAGATCCTCTCAATAGAGACCTGACGCCGTTCTCGCTCCCATCGCAGTTCGTCGCAGAATCGTTCCATTGGCTCCGGTCACCCATCGGCACGGACCAACAGTCCGCTGCACGCCAGCTTGAATCGAAGGATAGAACGTCTGAATTATCAAAGTCAAAGCCACTTTTGGGTAATGTCTCTGTACCCAGATAGGAACCAGATTGATTACGCATGGGGCAGGGAAGGATTGCCCAAAGGTCTCGTCGAATCTTCCCAAAGACGTCCGTTATACTTTCGTAGGAGATCGCTCCACAATACGGACGGGCCTCCCAAACGCTGACTCTCGCGGATTCTCGTCGTGAGATATTGCTTGAGAAATAACTGACTACTCTGTCTAGCACCATACGTAACGTCAACCGGTAGTTGAACTGGTTCCATCTGTAGCAAAGACAACGAATGCGCCTTCCTTTTCCGGAAAAACTTCCGCTAGTACCAGTCTTTTATTTTGCGGTAATCCTCTGCGCCATCCAGCAGCTTCAGGGAACCAACTCCACTTTCTCTCTCTTATCCTTCTTCTACATCCTCGCCGCAGCCATAGCCTTCAACATTGCGGGCGGCTTCACCCGTACAACGGGATCGTTCATCTTTTTCAACTCCATCCTCGGGGCCATCCTTGGCCTATGCGTGAAGGCCTATCTCGGCGAATCTGCGGACTCCAATCTGCAGTCTCCCATTTTGACCATGTCCGTTTATCTCTTCGGCATGTGCATGATGATGCTTGCCGCCTATCTTAGCCGGAAGGTGGTTCCCAGGCAGGCCCTTCTCGGAAAAATGGTCACCGACGCCAACATGCAGACAGCAACCGTCGGCAGTATGGTCATAGGGGTTCTCATCACCTTTGCCGGCTACGTCCTGCCTAATGGTAACGGCACAGTTTTCAGCGCCCTCAATCAACTCAATCGCTTTGTACCGCTAGCGATCTTTCTAGGCGTTCTCAATACGATCCGCCGCAGCGGAGGAACTCGCAGTACCAATCTTCCAGTCCTGATCTCCGGCGCGTTCCTGGTGACGAACGGAATTCTTGGATACTCCAAAGAGACCATGATCGCGCCATTCGTATGTTGGCTACTGGCCGCAGCCTCGCAGCGTTTCAACATGTCCCGTTCGCAACTGGTCGGCGGCGCGATCGTTACATTCTTAATTTTTTATTACCTCGTTCCCTATTCACAGTACGGAAGGGTATTCAAAGAGGAGAGCGGTGCGGTGAACATTCAAACATCGCTCTCCCTCCTGACCAACATTGGAGAGGTTCGTAAGGATTATTTCGAGTCTGCGCAGGACGCCACGGATGAGCGAATTCAGGGCTGGTTTGATAATCCGGAAGGCTTCTTTGATCGTCTTCAAATGGTCTCCATTGATGATGCAATCATCAATCACACCAAGCTATTTGGCACCTTTGGCGGTTACCCTGTTATCCAAAGCTTTGAGAATGTCGTCCCGCACTTCATATGGCCCAATAAGCCGGCGCTCCTATCCGGAAACGTGTACGCCCATGAGGTCGGTCTGTTGGCTGAGGGGGACGAAAGTACCGGCGTCTCTTTCTCGTCTACTGCTATTGCCTATCACCTCTTGGGATGGTTTGGTGTTTTCTTGCTAGCGCCTGCCTTGTGGTTTCTCCTCTTCACCGTCTTCGATTCACTCTGCGGAGATACCCGCAAGTCTCCATGGGGTCTCATCGTCCTTGTGCTCTACAGCCATGCGGCGCCGGAAGGCGACATCAACCACATCATCTATATGATCTTTTTCTCCGCATTCGGCGTGATTTTTGCTGCAGTTATCGGTGCATATGTCACACCAATCGTTGGAACGTTCTTAATCGGTCCTGAAGGCATCATGTTGCGGACGGCCCCGCGCATTCGAAGCGTTCCCAGACCGCGACTCGTCGAGGAACCGTCCGAAGGTTGACGAGCTGGAGTGCCTCACCGCAACATAAAACCGCACCACAAGCCCCAATTTACTGACGTCAGTGATCCATCGAGCTCAACGGCCAGTACGGTTTTTGTACCCTGTCCCATACACTGGATACAGCATGAACAAACTGGTAGTCGGCAATCTCGTCCATCGTCCCCTGCGCTCTCTTATCAGCTGCCTCGCCATCGCCATCGAAGTCATCATGATCCTGTCCATCACTGCCATCCTCATGGGCAAGCTCGACGGTTTCAAGACTCGTCAAAACGGCATTGGCATGGACATGTTCGTCCGCCCCAGCACTATCAATAACTTCATTGGGATGAGTCCTGCCGGTGCCTCCATCAAGGTAGCCGACATCATCGCTCAGGTACCCCACGTCGTCGTCTCCGCCCCGGTCAACGTCCAGATCACCAGCTCGCTCGACAGCATCTACGGCATCGACTATAAGACCTTCAACGGTCTACTGCCCTTTACCTTCATCTCCGGTGGGCCCTTCCAACATCCCTTCGACATCATCCTCGACGACTATGCAGCGGCAGGCAAAAAAGTCGGCGACACCATTACAGTTCTCAATCATCCCTTCCGTATCTGCGGCATCGTCGAGCACGGCAAAGGTGGACGCAAGTTCCTGCCCATCGAAACCATGGGACAGATCACAGGAACTGAGGGCAAGGCGACGATGTTCTATCTCAGAACAGAAGATCAGCCTAAATATCAGGACGAGGTCCGCAAGGCTATCCTCGCAATCCCTGGCATGAGTGACTACAACGTAGCCACTGCCGAAGAATATTTGTCCTCCATCTCGCCCGATCGACTTCCGGGCTTCAACATTGGCCTCCGCGTTGTCATCGGGATCGCCGTCATCATCGGATTCCTCGTCATATTTCAATCGATGTACACGGCTGTCATGGAGCGCACCCGCGAGATCGGCATTCTGAAATCCATGGGTGCCTCGCGCGCCTACATCGTCGGAATTGTTCTCCGCGAGACCGGCGTACTTGCCGCGGTCGGCATTGCCGCGGGTGTCATCGCCAGCTTCGCCCTCAGTGCTGCGTTGGAGGCGCGCTTTCCAACGCTGGACTTCGTCATCAACGTGCCGTACGTCTGGAAAGCCATCCTGATCGCCTTCGTCGGAGCTCTTCTTGGCGCACTGTACCCGGCACTCAAGGCCGCCAGCAAAGACCCCATCGACGCCCTCTCATACGAATAGCAAGACTCAGGCAGAGACTGGGTCTTGCTCAATTCCACCGCGCTCCGGCAAGAATCGCTGCATCGCAAGCTCTACTGTCAGCGGCACGAGCGCCAGCGCGAACGGCAGGAAGATCCGAACCTCTTTGATCCTGCCGACCAGCAGCCATATCCCCATGAAGATCACCGCTCCGGCGAACACTGCCGCGTCAGCCGAATCCACCCGGTAGCGCCGTCGCATCAGCGTCACCGCAGTCCATCCAAGCGGCACCAGAAAAAGAAAAAAAGGCAGTTGCGTCGACGGCGCCTGCAGATTCAGGAACAGCTGCAACACCGGCGTTTCGCCATAGCTGGCGTGCGGAAAGACGCGTCGCATCAGGTCGTACTGGATTCCTCCCGCTAACGCCATTGCAACCAGGCTAGTCCCAGCCTGTAGTCCTCGTCCCAGCGCAAAGCCGCTCCCCAAACGTGTAAGGCAAACCAGCAAAATCCCGGCATGCAGCGCCACTGCAACGTCGGCGCGGACATAACCTTGCGCTACTGCGAGCAGCAGCATTCCACCGATAGCCGCCACCGCTACCGCTGAACGCGACAAAGGTAATCGCACCGTCAAAAGCATCAGCGCCATCGCGACTATTGCCGCTGTCGGCAGTGTCTCCGGCCGCTGATACCAGATCACCCAGCCAAGATAAAACTGAATCAGAATCAGAAAGCAGGCTGCCCCAAACCACTGAGCGGTCAGTCTAGCGCTCCGATACACCATCGAACGCCTGAAGACCCAGAACAGCACAAACACCGCAGTCAATCCAGAGAGCACATCCAACACAGTCAGCACATGCCCCAGCGCGAGATGACCATGGCGAGCCAGAAAGTAAGCTGAGTCAACCACGCCGATTCGATATTGGGCGGGCGCATTGGCCGTTCCCGCCACCACATCCATCAATGCGTTTGGATTCTGACGAAACTCCCGCCCATACTCCCGCGAGTCCAATACCCCAACCGATAAAACCATGATACATAGCAGAATGCTTGCTACTCTTCCCGGCCCCTGCTTCATCGGCTTTCGTCCCGCCTCCCGCTGCAAAGAATAGCATCGACGGCGCGTCTGCAATTCTTTGCGCCTTCGATATTATTTCTGTAATACCCTGAACTCTTACTGCAGACCTGCGTTTAACCGTCCGTACACATGAACCAGCAGCGCCCCAACTCGCCCCGAACTCTCCAGGCCATTGAAGCGGTCCTGCTCCTGCTCGCCTCTATCTTTTTCATTCTGCATGTCTTCCATCTCAACGCCGACTTTCCGAACCACTCTCCTTGGATGGACTGGGCCAAGTACACCGACGAGGGCTGGTACGGTGACGGAGCCATCCGTCACTTCCAGCGCGGCCACTGGTACGTCCCCGGCGACTTCAACCCAGCGGCCGCTCTCCCCGTCTGGCCCCTCCTCGAAGCTGCGCTCTTTCGCTTCACCGGCGTCAACCTCGTTGCTGCCCGCGCCCTCACAGTAGGCATCTTTGGATTGATTCTCGCGACGTCCTACCTCTTACTCCGCCGCTGGCAAAATCTCTCCACCCTAGATATCTCTGCCCCAGACCGAGACAAGAGAAAGGGCCAGACCACCCTTGCCCCCGCCATCGCCGTCCTCCTTCTCGCGGTCAGCCCGTTCTGTTATGTCTTCACCCGTCTGGCCATCCTGGAGCCGCTCCTCATCCTGCTCACTCTTCTTGCCCTTCTGGTTGCCTCCTACGTCACAGTGAGACAGGGAAGCTCAATCCCCATCAGAGGCCGCCTGAGACAAATGATCCCAATCCTCGCCTTGGGTCTAATCCTTCCCCTCATGGTCCTTACCAAGACCACCGCAGTCTTCCTCATCCCCGCAATCGCCTGGATACTGTGGGCTCGTGTCGAATACAGCATTCGCCCCTTCCTGGGCGTCGGCATTCCCATAATCGCTCTCGCCGCTGTTATCTGGCTTGCTTACTATGGTTTTGTCGTCCGTCCCCACTTCTTAGACGACTACCGCTACCTCTTCAGCGCCAATGGCTACACCGGAATGACCCCATCCACCGCTCTTAGCGTCCTAGGCGATACCATTGCCGACGGCCTGTGGATCGGCAATATCCTCTACCCACTCGGTCTCCTGGCTGCCGGTTCCGCCCTGTTCCTTCGACCCCGACTCCTGCGCAACCCTCTGATCCCTTCGCTTCTACTTTGGGCTGCGGGCTACGCCGTCTTTCTCGCCTATCACAACAACCTGCAGCCCCGGTACTACCTCGTTATCGCAATCCCTCTTACTCTCCTGATTCCCGTCGTCTTTTCAAGCCTTTGGGAACCTTTCACCCCCCGTCCAAGCAATTCGGTCCGAAACCCACTCCGCGGCCTCGTCGCCGCCAGCATCACAGTCGCCCTTACCGTTCTCACAGTCGCCGACGCCCGCCAGACGCTCCACTACGTCCGAAATCCCGACTACACCTTCACCACTGCTGCCGCCCAGATTCACCAGATCGTCGCTGCCGACCGCACGCACAATCCCCTCATCCTCTCCATCAGCGGCTCCAATCTGTCTCTCATGACCGGCCTCCCCTCAATCTGCGACGACTTCGGCACCATGGACCTCGCCGTCCGCGTCCAGGCCTACCATCCCGGCTGGTACGTCGCGTGGAACCAGGTCGACGACGACAAGATGGACGCCCTTGCCCCCATGTACCATCTCCAGCGCGTTGCCGCATTTCCCGCCATGGACGATCCCGAGCGCAACCTACTTATCCTCTATCGCCTCGATCCGGCCATCCCCGGCACGCCACCGCGCCGCCGACGCAAACCCGTCATCCCCCGCCTGCTCCAGACGAACTTCGGCCAGCAGCCCAGCCAAATTCAACTGGAACACTAACGAAAGGGCGGCAGGTGGGAACAACTAGGTTGCAGAGGAGTTCTTCCGAGCCAAAACGCAAGCTTCCTGTGTGTATAGATTCTTCAACATGTTTGAGCCGAACCATACTCGCCGTTCCGCTGCCAGCAAACCTCTGCCAAACAGTCTCTGCGGAGTTCCCGTCAACACCGCCTTGGCAACGGTACGCGGCAAGCCAAAAAAGAGTGCATGCAACACCCTCCCAAACGCAAATTGAGCCTTGAACCTCGTCTCTCCAAAGTTCGCATAGCGCGACAGATGCTGCTGGCGCTGGTAGAGTTGAGGCCGTTCAAATCCGGCCTCTTGCAAGGTTAAGTCCAGATCGACAGGGTTGGTCTTCCATGGATGTCCGGCGTCCAGATAGACAACATCCAGCGGATGTATCGTCTTTCTCTTCGCAGCCTCCTTCACCTTATTCAGAAACGGGCTGCCCTCCATTGCATCCATGGGGAGAGTCGAGATTAACGCCCCATGCGGCTGCAGAAGACCGGCAAGCGTGGTCAGAACCTCATTCGGCGTATAAAGATGCTCCAGGGTGTGATTGGACGAAACCAGATCAAACTCCTGTCCAAAACCCGCTATCAGGGCGTTCATATCTCCCTGAAGAAACCGAACATCGACCGCCCGCTTGCGCGCAGGAGGAATTTCGTCCTGATAGTCAAGCGCCGTAATCTTTGCTTCTGGAAGCACGGCGCGCAAAAACATCAATTCCGTTCCGTCAGCGCATCCAAGAACCAGGGCGCTCTTCGTTTCGAGCGGCACCAGGTTAGCCTCCCACGCATAGTCGTCGATCATCTCCGCGCGAACTGCCTGCGGTACTTGCGACTCATCCATAAGTCTGATCAGACGATCCATCTGCTCTGCCGTCAGTCGTGTCTCCTGGGGCTGAAGCCTGCGTACCGCAGTTGGCGTGGGAACACGGTTCCGCGAGGCTAATCCGTCGAAGATCGCTTTTCGCCCCAGTTCGTTCATTGCTTTGTCGGGGCCTATAAGAAAGGGATAGCGTTGCAAATAGGCCCGCATAGCTGGGTTTTCTATAGTCATCTGAAAAGCGTCGCTGCTATGGTCAATGATTTGCATAAACTCTCTTCAATTAAGGTCAACCTCCGACGAGGCAACTGGAACAATGTCGAGAACTTTCTCTCCATTGCGTAAGTAGCGCAGTGGTAACTATTCTTCCGTCATCACCTTGTATATCAGAAGCCCTCTCACTCCAAAAGACATACGATAAGAGCTAAAGAAAGAGTGCTTACCTTAAGTCCGCTCCGCCACAGAACTTAATCCCAATTTACGAAGAAACTTAGCTCCACCAACCTCAACGCCGAGGCTCCGGATTGCAACAGAAGCCGCCCACGCTATACTCTGCGTGATCATGCCTGAAGAGATAGAACTCCCCAACGAGGCTGATCCGCGCCGTTTCTACGAGCTGGATTCCTTGCGCGGAGTGGCCGCGCTCACGGTCGTCTTTCACCATTTCGCCCGAATCTGCCCGGAGCGCCTCACCCACCTGCTGATCCGCACGCCCCTGCGTCTGCTCATCGCTGGACATCAGGCTGTCATTCTCTTTTTCCTGCTCAGCGGTTTCGTCCTTACTCTCCCCTACAAAAAAAAGAACAGCCTAAGCTATGGCCTTTTTCTTCTCAAACGAGTCTGCCGCATCTACCTGCCCTATCTCGGAGCTTTGGCACTGGCGATCCTCTGTGACCTCAGCTTTCCCGGTCACGGCCTCTCCAATAATTACTGGATCAACTACACCTGGTCGCAGCCCGTCACCGCTCGCCTGACGCTTCAGCACATCCTCTTCCTTGGCAACTACAACTGGTTTCAGCTCAACCCCGCATTCTGGTCACTTGTCTACGAGATGCGGATCTCTCTGATATTCCCCTTTATCGCAGTTGCGGTTCTACGTCTCCGCAGCATCTGGCTCATTCTCTGTGCGGTTGCTCTCTCACTCGCTTTCTTTCCAGCCGCACTCCTCTTTTCCAATGTCCTCCACCTGAGCAGCCTCGACGCCGCGATCAATACCACGCGTACAGTCCACTACGCAGCCTTCTTCATCATCGGCTCGCTTTTGGCCAAGCATCTTCACACGGTCAATCGGTGGTACGCCCGCCTAAAACCTGTTCATGCAGCGATCCTCGCTCTCGTCGCCCTGGCGCTTTACGGTTTTTCTGAAGCCAGCAGCCTCGTTCAACGTCTTTCAATTCCGGAAGATCTGTTCGACTGGCCAGTAGCTGCAGGAGCCGTCATGCTGATCATCCTTGCGATGAATAGCCGACCCTTCCACAAATTTCTCACCAGCCGCACGATCCACTACCTCGGCGAACGCTCCTACAGCCTCTATCTCATCCACGGAACGATCCTCTTTTCCCTCATTCACACGCTCATGGGACGCGTTCGCCTGGACGTTCTTTTTCTGCTCTACCTCGCGATCACCCTCTCCGTCACAGAGATCTTCTATCGTTTCATCGAGCATCCCGCAATGCTCTTTGGCCGCCGCCTTACCGCGAATCGAAAGGCCCTCCCTCAACCGACACCGTTGCCTGTTGCATCGGTTCCACTAGCGTGAACTGCCTCTCCATCAGAACTCCCTGGCGATCTGCAATGCCAGACACCGTCGTGTAATCTAACAACGCCGCGCCCGGCCACAATCCTTCATGACCTCATTGATCGACCTCACCACGCGGAAGGCTCTGGAACTGATAAATCTCTCTCCCCCGGATGAACTCAGGCCGAGCGCGCAGCGCTCCCACCCCATACTCGCAGAGGACATGGAATGACCCTAGCTGCACTCCTGCACTTTATTGAGGCCCTTCTCTGGTGTGTCCTC is drawn from Edaphobacter lichenicola and contains these coding sequences:
- a CDS encoding ArnT family glycosyltransferase, with amino-acid sequence MNQQRPNSPRTLQAIEAVLLLLASIFFILHVFHLNADFPNHSPWMDWAKYTDEGWYGDGAIRHFQRGHWYVPGDFNPAAALPVWPLLEAALFRFTGVNLVAARALTVGIFGLILATSYLLLRRWQNLSTLDISAPDRDKRKGQTTLAPAIAVLLLAVSPFCYVFTRLAILEPLLILLTLLALLVASYVTVRQGSSIPIRGRLRQMIPILALGLILPLMVLTKTTAVFLIPAIAWILWARVEYSIRPFLGVGIPIIALAAVIWLAYYGFVVRPHFLDDYRYLFSANGYTGMTPSTALSVLGDTIADGLWIGNILYPLGLLAAGSALFLRPRLLRNPLIPSLLLWAAGYAVFLAYHNNLQPRYYLVIAIPLTLLIPVVFSSLWEPFTPRPSNSVRNPLRGLVAASITVALTVLTVADARQTLHYVRNPDYTFTTAAAQIHQIVAADRTHNPLILSISGSNLSLMTGLPSICDDFGTMDLAVRVQAYHPGWYVAWNQVDDDKMDALAPMYHLQRVAAFPAMDDPERNLLILYRLDPAIPGTPPRRRRKPVIPRLLQTNFGQQPSQIQLEH
- a CDS encoding class I SAM-dependent methyltransferase, with protein sequence MQIIDHSSDAFQMTIENPAMRAYLQRYPFLIGPDKAMNELGRKAIFDGLASRNRVPTPTAVRRLQPQETRLTAEQMDRLIRLMDESQVPQAVRAEMIDDYAWEANLVPLETKSALVLGCADGTELMFLRAVLPEAKITALDYQDEIPPARKRAVDVRFLQGDMNALIAGFGQEFDLVSSNHTLEHLYTPNEVLTTLAGLLQPHGALISTLPMDAMEGSPFLNKVKEAAKRKTIHPLDVVYLDAGHPWKTNPVDLDLTLQEAGFERPQLYQRQQHLSRYANFGETRFKAQFAFGRVLHALFFGLPRTVAKAVLTGTPQRLFGRGLLAAERRVWFGSNMLKNLYTQEACVLARKNSSAT
- a CDS encoding acyltransferase family protein translates to MPEEIELPNEADPRRFYELDSLRGVAALTVVFHHFARICPERLTHLLIRTPLRLLIAGHQAVILFFLLSGFVLTLPYKKKNSLSYGLFLLKRVCRIYLPYLGALALAILCDLSFPGHGLSNNYWINYTWSQPVTARLTLQHILFLGNYNWFQLNPAFWSLVYEMRISLIFPFIAVAVLRLRSIWLILCAVALSLAFFPAALLFSNVLHLSSLDAAINTTRTVHYAAFFIIGSLLAKHLHTVNRWYARLKPVHAAILALVALALYGFSEASSLVQRLSIPEDLFDWPVAAGAVMLIILAMNSRPFHKFLTSRTIHYLGERSYSLYLIHGTILFSLIHTLMGRVRLDVLFLLYLAITLSVTEIFYRFIEHPAMLFGRRLTANRKALPQPTPLPVASVPLA